One stretch of Sulfuricystis multivorans DNA includes these proteins:
- a CDS encoding tryptophan--tRNA ligase, with protein sequence MFVARVLSGMRPTGRLHLGHYHGVLANWIKLQHEFPCLFFVADWHALTTAYDEPSGIAQNAWDMVIDWLAAGVDPAQATIFIQSRVPEHAELHLLLSMMTPLSWLERVPTYKDQQEKLTHKDLTTYGFLGYPLLQAADILIYRADKVPVGEDQVPHLEFAREIARRFNHLYGREPGFEEKAKVAVKKLGGKRARLYEELRVRFQEKGDEDALEQAHAILEEAQSLSHGDRERLFGYLEGSGKMILVEPTALLTQASRMPGLDGQKMSKSYGNTIALREDEESIRKKIRTMQTDPARVRRSDPGDPEKCPVWQFHQIYSNDEVKAWVREGCRSAGIGCLECKQPVIEGVLKEQEPMRERARRYEEDPQLVRGIIADGCEKARKLAQETMRDVREAMGLDYS encoded by the coding sequence ATGTTCGTCGCAAGAGTCCTTTCCGGGATGCGTCCCACCGGCCGCCTGCATCTGGGGCACTATCACGGCGTGCTGGCCAACTGGATCAAGCTCCAGCACGAGTTTCCCTGTCTGTTCTTCGTCGCCGACTGGCACGCGCTGACGACCGCCTATGACGAGCCGAGCGGCATCGCCCAGAACGCCTGGGACATGGTGATCGACTGGCTGGCGGCGGGTGTCGATCCGGCACAGGCGACGATCTTCATCCAGTCGCGCGTACCGGAACATGCCGAATTGCATCTGCTCCTCTCCATGATGACGCCGCTGTCCTGGCTCGAGCGCGTGCCGACCTACAAAGATCAGCAGGAGAAGCTCACCCACAAAGATCTCACGACCTATGGCTTCCTCGGCTATCCGCTCCTGCAAGCCGCCGACATTCTGATCTATCGGGCCGACAAGGTACCGGTCGGCGAGGATCAGGTGCCGCACCTGGAATTCGCGCGCGAGATCGCCCGCCGCTTCAATCATCTCTACGGCCGCGAACCCGGCTTCGAGGAAAAGGCGAAAGTGGCGGTGAAGAAGCTCGGTGGCAAACGCGCCCGGCTCTATGAAGAGCTGCGCGTGCGTTTTCAGGAGAAAGGCGACGAAGACGCGCTCGAACAGGCCCATGCGATCCTCGAGGAAGCGCAGAGCCTGTCGCATGGCGACCGCGAACGTCTGTTTGGCTATCTCGAAGGCAGCGGCAAGATGATCCTCGTCGAACCGACGGCGCTGCTCACCCAGGCATCGCGGATGCCCGGGCTGGACGGACAAAAGATGTCGAAGTCCTACGGCAACACGATCGCGCTCAGAGAAGACGAGGAGTCGATCCGCAAGAAGATTCGCACCATGCAGACCGATCCGGCGCGCGTGCGTCGCTCGGATCCGGGCGATCCGGAAAAATGCCCGGTCTGGCAGTTCCACCAAATCTATTCGAACGACGAAGTGAAAGCCTGGGTGCGCGAGGGCTGTCGTTCTGCCGGCATCGGTTGCCTCGAATGCAAGCAGCCGGTGATCGAGGGCGTGCTCAAGGAGCAGGAGCCGATGCGCGAACGCGCGCGGCGTTACGAGGAAGATCCGCAGCTGGTGAGGGGCATCATCGCCGACGGCTGCGAGAAGGCCCGCAAGCTCGCGCAGGAGACCATGCGCGACGTGCGCGAAGCGATGGGATTGGACTACTCGTGA
- a CDS encoding site-2 protease family protein, with protein sequence MENLIQALAIHAIPVIFAITLHEAAHGYVARHFGDPTAWLLGRITLNPVKHVDPVGTLLVPALLLFFSKGQFLFGWAKPVPVDFGRLRHPKQDMLWVAAAGPGANLAMALAWALVLKLAVVMPENAYSLPLAEMARAGINVNAVLMLLNLLPIPPLDGGRIAVSLLPHRLAWRFAQLERFGFTILLVLLFLGGLDLILTPLMRAFLFFIKNLFAL encoded by the coding sequence ATGGAAAATTTGATCCAAGCCCTGGCGATCCACGCCATCCCGGTGATTTTCGCCATCACGCTGCACGAGGCCGCCCACGGTTACGTGGCGCGCCATTTCGGCGATCCCACCGCCTGGCTGCTCGGCCGCATCACCCTCAATCCCGTCAAACACGTCGATCCGGTCGGCACCTTGCTGGTGCCGGCGCTATTGCTTTTTTTCAGCAAGGGTCAGTTCCTGTTCGGCTGGGCCAAGCCGGTGCCGGTGGATTTCGGCCGCTTGCGGCATCCGAAGCAGGACATGCTCTGGGTGGCCGCCGCGGGACCCGGCGCGAATCTGGCGATGGCGCTCGCCTGGGCGTTGGTGCTGAAGCTGGCGGTAGTGATGCCCGAGAATGCCTACAGCCTGCCGCTCGCCGAGATGGCGCGCGCCGGCATCAACGTCAATGCGGTGCTGATGCTACTGAATCTCTTGCCGATTCCGCCGCTCGACGGCGGACGCATCGCGGTGAGCCTGTTGCCGCATCGGCTGGCGTGGCGTTTCGCGCAGCTCGAACGCTTCGGCTTCACGATCCTGCTCGTGCTGTTGTTCCTCGGCGGGCTCGACCTGATCCTGACGCCGCTGATGCGCGCTTTCCTTTTTTTCATCAAAAATCTGTTTGCCCTGTAA
- the galU gene encoding UTP--glucose-1-phosphate uridylyltransferase GalU has product MSKVTKAVFPVAGMGTRFLPATKASPKEMLPIVDKPLIQYAVEEAVAAGITDMIFVTGRSKRAIEDHFDKAYELESELERRGKTELLDFVRNLLPKHINCIYIRQAEALGLGHAVLCAKPVVGDEPFAVLLADDLLDGEVPVMKQMVEAYDYYRCSILGVQDVPREDTGSYGIVAAQPLAERVERVTAIVEKPKPEAAPSTLAVVGRYVLAPRIFAYLENAQAGSGGEIQLTDAIAALLAEQQVLAYRYRGVRYDCGSKLGYLRATVEYALRHPEVGADFAAWLKSSDLLR; this is encoded by the coding sequence ATGAGTAAAGTTACCAAGGCGGTTTTTCCTGTCGCCGGCATGGGTACCCGTTTTCTGCCCGCCACCAAGGCCAGTCCAAAGGAGATGCTGCCGATCGTCGATAAGCCGCTGATCCAGTATGCGGTCGAGGAGGCGGTCGCCGCCGGCATCACCGACATGATCTTCGTCACCGGCCGCTCGAAACGCGCGATCGAGGATCACTTCGACAAGGCTTACGAACTGGAAAGCGAGCTGGAACGGCGCGGCAAGACGGAATTGCTCGATTTCGTCCGCAATCTCCTGCCCAAGCACATCAATTGCATCTACATCCGCCAGGCGGAGGCGCTCGGTCTCGGGCACGCAGTGCTGTGCGCCAAGCCGGTGGTCGGCGATGAACCCTTCGCGGTGCTCTTGGCCGACGACCTGCTCGACGGTGAGGTGCCGGTGATGAAGCAGATGGTCGAAGCCTACGACTATTACCGCTGCTCGATCCTCGGTGTGCAGGACGTGCCGCGCGAGGACACCGGAAGCTATGGCATCGTCGCCGCGCAGCCTTTGGCCGAGCGTGTCGAGCGGGTGACGGCCATCGTCGAGAAGCCGAAGCCCGAGGCCGCCCCCTCGACGCTGGCGGTGGTCGGCCGCTACGTGCTGGCCCCGCGCATCTTCGCGTATCTGGAAAACGCCCAGGCCGGCTCGGGTGGCGAGATCCAGCTCACCGACGCGATTGCGGCGCTGCTCGCTGAACAGCAGGTGCTCGCCTACCGTTACCGCGGGGTGCGCTATGACTGCGGCTCGAAGCTCGGCTATCTGCGCGCCACGGTCGAATATGCGCTGCGCCACCCCGAAGTCGGCGCCGATTTCGCGGCCTGGCTGAAATCGTCGGATCTGCTGCGATGA
- the nusA gene encoding transcription termination factor NusA has product MSRELLLLVDALAREKNVDKELVFSALEQALASATKKRIHDEADVRVEIDRATGDYTAYRRWLVLDDDEVEIPAQQIGLSEARQDDPDVQIGDYIEEQLDAVDFGRIGAQTAKQVILQKIRDAEREQILNDFLERKEHIVTGTVKRMERGNAIIEAGRIEALLPRDQMIPKENLRPGDRVRAWLMKIDRNARGPQLILSRTAPQFIMKLFELEVPEIEDGLIEIKSAARDPGVRAKIAVKSNDPRIDPIGTCVGMRGSRVTAVTNELAGERVDIVLWSPDPAQFVIGALAPAEVRSIVVDEEKHSMDVVVDEDNLAIAIGRGGQNVRLASELTGWTINLMTVEESQEKQEQETASIRQLFMDKLDVDQDVADILVQEGFSTLEEVAYVPLAEMLEIEAFDEATVNELRERARNVLLTEAIANEEELEKVSADLLELEGMDKQLAARLSRQGIHTRDELADLAVDELMEMAGIDEARAKSLITVARAHWFADETK; this is encoded by the coding sequence ATGAGTCGTGAGCTGCTGTTGCTGGTCGATGCGCTGGCACGCGAAAAGAACGTCGACAAGGAGCTGGTGTTTTCCGCTCTCGAACAGGCGCTCGCCTCGGCGACGAAGAAGCGCATCCACGACGAAGCCGACGTGCGCGTCGAGATCGACCGCGCTACCGGCGATTACACCGCCTATCGGCGCTGGCTGGTGCTGGACGACGACGAAGTGGAGATCCCCGCCCAGCAGATCGGTCTCTCCGAAGCGCGCCAGGACGATCCGGACGTGCAGATCGGCGATTACATCGAGGAACAGCTCGATGCCGTCGATTTCGGCCGCATCGGCGCGCAGACCGCCAAGCAGGTGATCCTGCAGAAGATCCGCGATGCCGAACGCGAGCAGATCCTCAACGATTTCCTCGAACGCAAGGAACACATCGTCACCGGCACCGTCAAGCGTATGGAGCGTGGCAATGCGATCATCGAGGCCGGTCGCATCGAGGCGCTGCTGCCGCGCGATCAGATGATTCCGAAAGAGAACCTGCGTCCCGGTGACCGGGTGCGTGCCTGGCTGATGAAGATCGACCGCAATGCGCGCGGGCCGCAGCTGATTCTCTCGCGCACCGCGCCGCAGTTCATCATGAAGCTCTTCGAGCTCGAAGTGCCCGAGATCGAGGATGGACTGATCGAGATCAAATCGGCCGCACGCGATCCCGGCGTGCGCGCCAAGATCGCCGTGAAATCGAATGATCCACGCATCGATCCGATCGGCACCTGCGTCGGCATGCGCGGTTCGCGCGTCACCGCGGTGACCAACGAGCTTGCCGGCGAGCGTGTCGATATCGTGCTCTGGTCGCCCGATCCGGCCCAGTTCGTGATCGGCGCTTTGGCACCTGCGGAAGTCCGCTCGATCGTCGTCGACGAAGAAAAGCACAGCATGGACGTGGTGGTCGACGAGGACAACCTGGCGATCGCCATCGGCCGTGGCGGGCAGAACGTGCGGCTGGCTTCCGAACTGACCGGCTGGACGATCAATCTGATGACCGTCGAGGAATCCCAAGAGAAGCAGGAGCAGGAAACCGCCAGCATCCGCCAGCTTTTCATGGACAAGCTCGATGTCGATCAGGACGTGGCCGACATCCTGGTGCAGGAAGGTTTCTCCACGCTCGAGGAAGTGGCCTATGTGCCGCTCGCGGAAATGCTCGAAATCGAGGCCTTCGACGAGGCGACGGTCAATGAGTTGCGCGAGCGCGCCCGCAACGTGCTGCTCACCGAGGCGATCGCCAACGAGGAGGAGCTGGAGAAAGTCTCCGCCGATCTTCTCGAGCTCGAAGGCATGGACAAGCAGCTGGCCGCCCGACTGTCCAGGCAAGGTATCCACACCCGCGATGAGCTCGCCGATCTGGCGGTCGATGAATTGATGGAAATGGCCGGCATCGACGAAGCGCGCGCCAAATCCCTCATCACCGTCGCGCGCGCGCACTGGTTCGCCGATGAAACGAAGTAA
- the rluB gene encoding 23S rRNA pseudouridine(2605) synthase RluB, whose translation MTPRSTAPRPRRKTTPFRPPTKTASAARSSRQAKPEAAATSVKLQKALADAGLASRREIEAWIAAGRVQVNGEPAHLGQRIAPGDKVKVGGRLINLRFAARLPRVLLYHKPEGEIVSRDDPQGRPSVFNALPRLRGGRWIAIGRLDFNSCGLLLFTTDGALANRLMHPRYRLEREYAVRVLGDLDEALLKKLTEGIELEDGMARFIRLQPAGGEGANRWYRVTLEEGRNREVRRMFAAAGVTVSRLMRVRYGPIVLPANLKRGQCRELAPDEVKALLDVLKVKSDA comes from the coding sequence CTGACACCGCGCTCCACGGCGCCTCGGCCCCGGCGCAAGACGACGCCTTTCCGGCCGCCGACGAAAACGGCTTCGGCGGCCAGGTCGTCGCGGCAGGCGAAGCCTGAAGCCGCGGCGACGAGCGTCAAACTGCAAAAGGCGCTCGCCGATGCTGGACTCGCCTCGCGCCGCGAGATCGAGGCATGGATCGCCGCCGGGCGCGTCCAGGTCAATGGCGAGCCGGCGCACCTCGGCCAGCGCATCGCGCCTGGCGACAAGGTCAAGGTCGGCGGCCGGCTGATCAATCTCCGTTTCGCCGCGCGCCTGCCTCGTGTGCTGCTCTACCACAAGCCGGAAGGCGAAATCGTCTCGCGCGACGACCCGCAAGGGCGTCCGTCGGTCTTCAATGCTCTGCCGCGCCTGCGCGGCGGCCGCTGGATCGCCATCGGCCGGCTCGACTTCAATTCCTGCGGTCTTTTGCTGTTTACCACCGACGGGGCGCTCGCCAACCGCCTGATGCACCCGCGTTACCGGTTGGAGCGCGAATATGCGGTACGTGTGCTGGGCGATCTGGACGAGGCTCTCCTGAAGAAACTCACCGAGGGCATCGAGCTCGAAGACGGCATGGCGCGTTTCATTCGCCTGCAACCCGCCGGTGGCGAGGGTGCCAACCGTTGGTACCGGGTGACGCTCGAAGAGGGGCGTAATCGGGAAGTGCGGCGCATGTTCGCCGCCGCCGGGGTGACGGTGAGCCGGCTGATGCGGGTGCGCTACGGGCCGATCGTCCTGCCGGCCAACCTCAAACGCGGTCAGTGCCGCGAATTGGCGCCGGACGAGGTGAAGGCTTTGCTCGACGTTCTGAAGGTCAAATCCGACGCATGA
- a CDS encoding L-threonylcarbamoyladenylate synthase: MAECFAVHPKNPQPRLIDRAAELIRKGALAVFPTDSAYALGGHLGDAALIERIRRIRGVDERHHFTLMCRDLSEIATYARVDNAQYRLLKAATPGPYTFILEGTKELPRRVLHPKKKTIGLRVPDHPVTRALLSALDEPILCSTLILAGENEPLTDPEEIRARLDPVVDLIIDAGPCGSGMTTVIELVGGEITLIRAGKGPLGPFGLAGD; the protein is encoded by the coding sequence TTGGCGGAATGTTTCGCGGTTCATCCGAAGAACCCGCAGCCGCGCCTGATCGACCGCGCCGCGGAGCTCATCCGCAAAGGCGCTCTGGCGGTCTTCCCCACCGATTCCGCCTATGCACTGGGCGGGCACCTCGGCGATGCTGCGCTCATCGAACGCATCCGGCGCATCAGAGGCGTCGATGAGCGCCATCATTTCACGCTGATGTGCCGCGATCTGTCCGAGATCGCCACCTATGCGCGCGTCGATAACGCCCAATATCGGCTGCTCAAGGCCGCCACGCCCGGGCCCTACACCTTCATCCTCGAAGGCACGAAGGAATTGCCACGCCGCGTGCTGCATCCGAAGAAGAAGACCATCGGCCTGCGCGTGCCCGACCATCCGGTGACGCGCGCGCTGCTTTCCGCCCTGGACGAACCGATTCTCTGTTCGACGCTGATTCTGGCCGGCGAGAATGAGCCACTTACCGATCCTGAGGAGATCCGCGCGCGGCTTGACCCAGTCGTCGATCTGATCATCGACGCCGGGCCCTGCGGCAGCGGCATGACGACGGTGATCGAGCTCGTCGGCGGCGAGATCACGTTGATTCGTGCCGGCAAGGGGCCGCTCGGCCCCTTCGGGCTTGCGGGCGATTAG
- the rimP gene encoding ribosome maturation factor RimP: MADLAGLVEQAVVGLGYELVDFETSPRARLLRVFIDRPAGDPGSPMSGVTVDDCATVSNHLTRLFEVENVDYDRLEVSSPGLDRLLKKPADFARFVGQEVQVKLRVAAAGAAGAAGPLQRNFSGTILGVGQHGLRLAVAGGEREFAFDNIEKARLVPKF; this comes from the coding sequence ATGGCGGATCTGGCAGGTTTGGTCGAACAGGCGGTCGTCGGACTGGGTTACGAGCTCGTGGATTTCGAGACGAGCCCGCGCGCGCGTCTGTTGCGCGTCTTCATCGATCGTCCGGCAGGTGATCCCGGCAGCCCGATGAGCGGTGTGACGGTCGATGACTGCGCCACGGTGAGCAATCATCTGACCCGGCTGTTCGAAGTCGAAAATGTCGATTACGACCGGCTCGAGGTGTCCTCGCCGGGACTCGACCGGCTGCTCAAGAAGCCAGCGGATTTCGCGCGTTTCGTTGGCCAGGAAGTCCAGGTCAAGCTGCGCGTCGCGGCCGCTGGCGCGGCGGGAGCCGCAGGGCCGTTGCAACGCAATTTCTCCGGCACGATCCTCGGTGTTGGCCAGCACGGTCTGCGTCTTGCCGTCGCGGGTGGCGAGCGCGAGTTCGCTTTCGACAACATCGAAAAAGCCCGTCTGGTGCCGAAGTTTTGA
- the scpB gene encoding SMC-Scp complex subunit ScpB, which yields MQLYKPEDYKKVLETALLAAPEPLPLAELKKLFDEEFDDDTWRALLDDLRRDWHGRGVELVQLASGWRFQTRPEYQLFLDRLKNERPPRYSRAVMETLAIIAYRQPVTRGDIEEIRGVAVSPNVLKTLEGRGWVDVVGHRDAPGRPALYATTRKFLDDLGLRSLAELPPLAEIERMIDANHHETRESPESPDTALHGASAPAQDDAFPAADENGFGGQVVAAGEA from the coding sequence ATGCAGCTCTACAAGCCTGAAGACTACAAGAAGGTGCTCGAGACGGCGCTGCTCGCGGCCCCCGAACCGCTGCCGTTGGCGGAGCTGAAAAAGCTTTTCGACGAAGAGTTCGACGACGATACCTGGCGTGCGCTGCTCGACGACTTGAGGCGCGACTGGCATGGCCGCGGCGTCGAACTGGTGCAGCTCGCCTCCGGCTGGCGTTTCCAGACGCGGCCGGAGTACCAGCTGTTCCTCGATCGCCTCAAGAACGAGCGGCCACCACGCTACTCGCGCGCCGTGATGGAAACGCTGGCGATCATCGCCTATCGTCAGCCGGTGACGCGCGGCGACATCGAGGAGATTCGCGGCGTCGCCGTCTCGCCGAATGTCCTCAAGACCCTGGAAGGTCGCGGCTGGGTCGATGTCGTCGGTCACCGCGACGCGCCTGGGCGACCGGCGCTGTATGCCACCACCCGCAAATTTCTCGATGACCTCGGCCTGCGCAGTCTTGCGGAACTGCCTCCGCTCGCCGAGATCGAACGGATGATCGATGCCAACCACCACGAAACCCGGGAGAGCCCGGAAAGCCCTGACACCGCGCTCCACGGCGCCTCGGCCCCGGCGCAAGACGACGCCTTTCCGGCCGCCGACGAAAACGGCTTCGGCGGCCAGGTCGTCGCGGCAGGCGAAGCCTGA
- a CDS encoding 3',5'-nucleoside bisphosphate phosphatase translates to MMPSNPDLHCHSTVSDGLLAPAAVVSRAHANGVDLLALTDHDEIGGLDEAMAAAATLGLRFVTGVEISVSWGDDQTVHIVGLNFDPRDETLRAGLARVRSGRDARAVLMAQELAKVGIDGAYEGALKYVGNPALISRSHFARYIVERGFAPDVKTVFEHWLAKDKPGYVSHAWAELAEAVGWIRGAGGIAVIAHPGRYRLAAGERRELYRAFRDCGGQGIEVVSGSASDAEMREFAAIAREFGFLASRASDFHGPGESYADLGRLPPLPEGLTPVWTAWEE, encoded by the coding sequence ATGATGCCGTCGAACCCCGACCTGCATTGCCATTCGACCGTCTCCGACGGGCTGCTCGCGCCGGCCGCGGTGGTCAGCCGTGCCCATGCCAATGGCGTCGATCTGCTGGCGCTGACCGATCACGACGAAATCGGCGGACTCGACGAAGCGATGGCGGCGGCAGCGACGCTCGGTTTGCGCTTCGTCACCGGCGTCGAGATTTCCGTCTCGTGGGGAGACGATCAGACCGTGCACATCGTCGGACTGAATTTCGACCCGCGCGATGAGACCCTGCGCGCGGGGCTCGCAAGGGTACGCAGCGGCCGCGATGCGCGTGCCGTCCTGATGGCGCAGGAACTCGCCAAGGTAGGCATCGACGGCGCCTATGAAGGGGCGCTGAAGTATGTCGGCAATCCGGCGCTGATCTCGCGTTCGCATTTCGCCCGCTACATCGTCGAGCGCGGCTTCGCGCCGGATGTGAAGACGGTTTTCGAGCACTGGCTCGCCAAGGACAAGCCCGGCTATGTCAGCCATGCCTGGGCCGAGCTTGCCGAGGCGGTGGGCTGGATCCGCGGCGCGGGCGGCATCGCGGTGATCGCCCATCCGGGCCGCTATCGCCTCGCCGCCGGCGAACGGCGCGAGTTGTATCGCGCCTTCAGGGACTGCGGCGGGCAAGGCATCGAAGTGGTCTCAGGCAGCGCCAGCGATGCCGAAATGCGCGAATTTGCCGCCATTGCCCGCGAATTCGGCTTCCTCGCCTCGCGCGCCTCGGATTTTCACGGCCCGGGCGAGAGCTATGCCGATCTCGGTCGCCTGCCGCCGTTGCCGGAAGGACTGACGCCGGTGTGGACCGCCTGGGAGGAATGA
- a CDS encoding thioesterase family protein, with product MKREADIAVAEEARLLAIIRDSFVERMPFNRILGIDVLSLHHDRPELSFAMRPELVGNYVRNILHGGVISAVLDVTGGLVAFLGVQQKLKGKPVEEVLERFARIGTIDLRVDYLRPGDGARFLARGYPLRTGNKVAVARMEMFNDRSELIAVGTAAYTVS from the coding sequence GTGAAGCGCGAGGCGGACATTGCCGTGGCCGAAGAGGCGCGGCTGTTGGCGATCATTCGCGACAGCTTCGTCGAGCGCATGCCATTCAATCGCATCCTCGGCATCGACGTGCTGTCGCTGCACCACGATCGTCCAGAGCTCTCCTTCGCGATGCGCCCCGAGCTGGTCGGCAACTACGTGCGCAACATCCTGCACGGCGGCGTGATCTCCGCGGTGCTCGACGTCACCGGCGGACTGGTCGCGTTCCTCGGCGTGCAGCAGAAGCTCAAAGGCAAGCCGGTCGAAGAAGTGCTGGAACGCTTCGCGCGTATCGGCACCATCGATTTGCGCGTCGATTACCTGCGCCCCGGCGACGGCGCACGGTTCCTGGCCCGCGGCTATCCATTGCGTACCGGTAACAAGGTCGCGGTGGCGCGCATGGAAATGTTCAACGACCGCAGCGAGCTGATCGCGGTGGGTACCGCGGCCTACACGGTGTCATGA
- a CDS encoding segregation and condensation protein A produces the protein MTETAQVGAAGTAPGAQAHVPKLYGEPLPELPRDLYIPPDALEVFLDAFEGPLDLLLYLIRKANVNILDIPMAPLTAQYLAYVEAMRRSNLELAADYLLMAAMLLEIKSRMLLPRPTKTESGEPDDPRAELVRRLMEYERIKLAAARLDALPQVHRDYEWASVWVAEKVAARAPEVNLNDLLAVWLTLMQRARVKQHHRVQREELSVRETMSVVLRHLQGRGYVMFEELFAATAAQAGMAGMIVSFLAILELARESLIEITQSEALAPIYVKMKNDAALQA, from the coding sequence ATGACGGAAACGGCGCAAGTCGGCGCTGCTGGCACGGCACCCGGTGCCCAAGCGCACGTGCCGAAACTCTACGGCGAGCCATTGCCGGAGCTGCCGCGCGACCTCTACATCCCGCCGGATGCGCTGGAGGTGTTCCTCGATGCCTTCGAAGGCCCGCTCGACCTCTTGCTTTATCTGATCCGCAAGGCCAACGTGAACATCCTCGACATTCCGATGGCGCCGCTCACCGCGCAGTATCTGGCCTATGTCGAGGCAATGCGGCGCAGCAACCTCGAATTGGCGGCGGATTACCTGCTGATGGCGGCGATGCTGCTCGAGATCAAGTCGCGCATGCTGCTGCCGCGGCCGACGAAGACCGAAAGCGGCGAACCCGATGATCCGCGCGCGGAGCTGGTGCGTCGGCTGATGGAATACGAGCGCATCAAGCTTGCCGCCGCGCGTCTCGACGCGCTGCCCCAGGTGCATCGCGACTACGAATGGGCGAGCGTCTGGGTGGCGGAAAAAGTTGCCGCGCGTGCGCCTGAAGTGAACCTCAATGACCTGCTCGCGGTATGGCTTACGCTGATGCAACGTGCCCGCGTCAAACAGCATCACCGCGTGCAGCGCGAGGAGCTTTCGGTGCGCGAGACGATGAGTGTCGTGCTGCGCCACTTGCAGGGGCGAGGGTATGTGATGTTCGAAGAGCTGTTCGCTGCGACGGCCGCACAGGCGGGGATGGCTGGCATGATCGTCAGCTTTCTGGCGATCCTCGAGCTGGCACGCGAGAGTCTGATCGAGATCACCCAAAGCGAGGCACTCGCGCCGATTTATGTGAAAATGAAAAACGATGCAGCTCTACAAGCCTGA